A single Brassica rapa cultivar Chiifu-401-42 chromosome A04, CAAS_Brap_v3.01, whole genome shotgun sequence DNA region contains:
- the LOC103864111 gene encoding cytochrome P450 705A5 yields the protein MMTTIILDFQKCFIFIFLCFFSLLCYTIFFRKPKDFPLPPSPPSLPIIGHLHILLSIQIHRSLQKLSSKYGSILYLRIFSCPIVLVSSASAAYEIFRAHDVNISSRGFPPTEDSLFAGSFSFISAPNGDYWKFMRKVLVTNLLGPQALKRSQRIRADELDRFYNNLFEKAVNKETVEIFEEAFTLTNNSICKLIMGRCCPEEEGVMESVKGLATELDDLSKTIMLANLLPPWLQKLVLSLFKKELKVILNSFNELLEKILVEHEEKQGEHLHDKDLMDVLLEAYGDENASYKITRNHIKSFCVDLLFAGTTTPAIPIPWILAEIIKSPKTLERLREELDSVVGTTRLIQETDLPNLPYLEAVVKEGLRLHPPEPIFERFSQEGCMVGGFYVPEKTTLMVNAYALMRDPNYWENPDEFQPERFLDTWKDESKEQALKYIPFGSGRRGCPGENVSHIFMGTAIGVMVQGFEWRFKEEEVNMEEAIVGLSLTMAHPLKLTPIARNPNSLILNLKNRG from the exons ACTTTCAGAAATGCTTCATCTTTATCTTCCTATGCTTCTTCTCACTACTCTGTTACACTATCTTCTTCAGGAAACCAAAGGACTTTCCTTTGCCTCCTAGCCCTCCTTCTCTACCCATCATCGGTCATCTTCACATTCTTCTCTCTATTCAAATCCACAGATCTTTACAGAAACTCTCCTCCAAGTATGGTTCTATTCTCTATCTCCGCATCTTCAGTTGCCCAATAGTCCTTGTCTCCTCAGCATCAGCTGCTTATGAGATCTTTAGGGCACATGACGTTAACATCTCCTCTCGGGGATTCCCTCCGACGGAAGATTCCCTTTTCGCTGGTTCTTTCAGCTTCATCTCTGCTCCAAATGGAGATTACTGGAAGTTCATGAGGAAGGTTCTTGTCACCAACCTTCTAGGACCTCAGGCTCTCAAGCGGTCACAAAGAATTCGTGCTGATGAGCTAGACAGGTTTTACAATAACTTGTTCGAGAAGGCAGTGAATAAAGAGACCGTGGAGATCTTTGAGGAAGCGTTTACGCTCACTAACAACAGCATCTGCAAGTTGATCATGGGGAGGTGTTGTCCAGAGGAGGAAGGTGTGATGGAGAGTGTCAAGGGATTAGCTACTGAGTTAGATGACTTGTCGAAGACGATTATGCTGGCAAACCTATTGCCCCCATGGTTACAGAAGCTTGTTCTCTCACTGTTTAAAAAGGAATTGAAGGTTATTTTAAACAGCTTCAATGAGCTGCTCGAAAAGATTCTTGTGGAACACGAAGAGAAGCAGGGAGAGCATCTTCATGATAAGGACTTGATGGATGTGTTGTTGGAAGCTTATGGAGACGAAAATGCATCGTATAAGATCACTAGGAACCATATCAAGTCGTTTTGTGTg GATCTTTTATTTGCAGGCACTACCACCCCGGCGATACCAATACCGTGGATATTGGCAGAGATCATCAAAAGCCCCAAGACTCTTGAGAGACTGAGAGAGGAACTCGATTCCGTGGTGGGGACGACAAGGTTGATTCAAGAAACAGATTTACCAAACCTCCCTTATTTGGAAGCAGTGGTCAAGGAAGGGCTAAGGCTGCACCCGCCGGAGCCTATCTTCGAGAGATTCTCCCAAGAAGGATGTATGGTAGGAGGGTTCTATGTACCAGAGAAAACAACTCTAATGGTTAATGCTTATGCTCTGATGAGAGATCCAAATTACTGGGAAAATCCTGATGAGTTTCAGCCAGAGAGATTTCTAGATACATGGAAAGATGAGAGCAAAGAGCAAGCACTTAAGTACATTCCTTTTGGAAGTGGAAGAAGAGGTTGTCCTGGAGAAAATGTATCTCATATTTTTATGGGAACTGCAATAGGAGTGATGGTGCAGGGATTTGAATGGAGATTCAAAGAAGAGGAAGTTAACATGGAAGAGGCTATTGTAGGACTGTCCTTGACTATGGCTCATCCTCTTAAGCTCACTCCTATTGCTCGAAACCCAAACTCTCTAATTCTCAATCTCAAGAATCGCGGTTAA
- the LOC103864113 gene encoding uncharacterized protein LOC103864113, with amino-acid sequence MNEDLILDIMSCCPATEISKFRLLNKACNKRSYEFHFINHHLHKTNSVLGYFIQDHKKHRRPGFVVFGGAEEEAPEKPRISLEFLPSRGVKIEACDAHHGIFLCVDDKFKGGRRIPDYIVCKPTTKQYRIIPNPKTRYFTIAIGLMVIQSNPFRYKIVRVSEPLPWERRKTSEGFYNLNCEVFDSDTYAWKRLNDLELPSGEFLRRSEKPESSYGFLHWLTGKNNVIQFCMQTETWSFFPLPEDVMSDGSSLDLVSYEGKLAVLCSNSNSRWYDLWVLDNSSGKSWANVKDVQVTDLEDKYAKPLWFLSNDVILVAGFARLGLYNTNSNKFQYLQKTTQECLPYYLPRDVCFPFYSNFESICLNEDQITLEDQRQNQR; translated from the coding sequence ATGAACGAAGACTTGATTCTTGATATCATGTCATGTTGTCCTGCAACGGAGATTTCAAAATTCCGTCTACTAAACAAAGCATGCAACAAACGATCTTATGAGTTCCACTTCATCAATCACCATCTCCATAAAACCAACTCTGTTTTAGGCTATTTTATTCAAGATCATAAAAAGCATCGCCGCCCAGGATTTGTTGTCTTCGGTGGTGCCGAAGAAGAAGCTCCTGAAAAACCAAGAATCTCCCTCGAGTTTCTTCCTTCCAGAGGTGTAAAGATCGAAGCGTGTGATGCACATCATGGGATTTTTTTATGTGTTGATGATAAATTTAAAGGAGGGAGAAGAATACCAGATTACATTGTTTGTAAACCGACTACAAAACAATACCGGATCATACCAAACCCGAAGACCCGGTATTTTACTATTGCAATTGGTTTGATGGTGATTCAGTCGAACCCGTTTCGTTATAAGATCGTTAGGGTTTCTGAACCACTACCGTGGGAAAGAAGGAAGACTAGTGAGGGTTTCTATAATCTCAACTGTGAGGTTTTTGATTCTGATACTTATGCGTGGAAGCGATTGAATGATTTAGAACTACCAAGTGGCGAGTTTCTCCGGAGATCAGAAAAGCCAGAATCATCGTACGGTTTCTTGCATTGGTTAACTGGGAAAAACAATGTGATTCAGTTTTGTATGCAAACCGAAACTTGGTCTTTCTTTCCGTTGCCGGAAGATGTAATGAGCGATGGTTCTTCTCTAGACTTGGTCAGCTACGAAGGAAAGTTAGCTGTACTTTGTTCGAATTCGAATTCGAGATGGTATGATTTATGGGTTTTAGACAACAGTTCAGGAAAATCGTGGGCTAATGTAAAAGATGTGCAAGTTACAGATTTAGAAGACAAATATGCAAAACCCCTATGGTTTCTGAGTAACGACGTCATATTAGTGGCAGGTTTCGCTCGCCTTGGTCTCTACAACACGAATAGCAACAAGTTTCAGTATTTGCAAAAGACGACTCAAGAATGCTTGCCTTATTATTTGCCTAGAGATGTTTGTTTCCCTTTTTATTCCaattttgaaagtatttgtCTAAATGAAGATCAGATCACACTGGAAGATCaaagacaaaaccaaagatgA